In one Apteryx mantelli isolate bAptMan1 chromosome 33, bAptMan1.hap1, whole genome shotgun sequence genomic region, the following are encoded:
- the BAZ2A gene encoding bromodomain adjacent to zinc finger domain protein 2A, with amino-acid sequence METNNHFNFTGLSSVPTASGLKPTPSSGDSLYTNGSPMNFPPQGKSLNGGMNVNGFSTVSHTSTSGTFTSTTHSSSTPHLHSYDCLWDYSQYQPASTGNLKDSSPIISQFSSLGQYPLNGIIGGSRQSSPGHNTNLRGAGQEFWGNGTPSSMGLNFDSQELYDSFHDQNFELMQNGPASFYAASQPSPMLSSGMQSFSLPQCPQDESGTNEEDAAAAKEISPTISENGGGLVGSMELEDTQPDLKICSYNGSAAAVVPLSQEASVLAPDTASGCLGDASPITTPLEDAHILSEDPLEPFESLARDPGTGDLYEMDDSQLVSDKSPLEEPPDMSSLHCSASPSLNNSSSFSLLADDSQPSHSLFASPSSPPVLGEAVLQDSSVDLNSSSHAGPEESESLELDPPLEPESPIPSPEEEEEEAGDSCPETSAAPEGESEEAAPLGASAGGDVPRRRIATQEEVRFPLQHGWRREVRIKKGNHRWQGETWYYGPCGKRMKQFPEVIKYLSRNVVQDVRREHFSFSPRMPVGDFYEERDTPEGLQWVKLSPEEIPSRIQAITGKRGRPRNAEKAKPKETPAVKRGRGRPPKVKMVDLLSKTDARLLKRLEAQEVLSEEDKLKMSKIKKKMRRKAKNKQKQEAKSPKAKEAKKKSKAKEKKGKTEKGKEKVRPKEKKSKATRKVDKSLLAQRRLEERRRQQLILEEMKKPTEDMCLGDHQPLPAFSRIPGLILPSRAFSNCLTVVEFLQSYGKVLGFDPAKDVPSLCTLQEGLLGVGDSAGEVQDLLVRLLQAALYDPGLPPYCQSLKILGEKVSEISLNRDTVSEILRCFLMAYGAEDDLCDGLRTKPFQALPPDKKAAILAFLVNELNSSALIINEIDKTLENMSNCRKNKWIIEGRLRRLKIALAKKTGRPESEITGLDDGRRRRSSRLTEENGLEMEEEEESRGRKSRRDEEADTSASSVPELERQIEKLAKRQMFFRKKLLHSSQTLRAASLGQDRYRRRYWVLPHLGGIFVEGTEVAEPVPEERTEEKVASHVSPVKEEPMDVPIPNRTNCTASRSRGRPRKSKEELPQHCGPKPPPVNGVLEDSVPLGQSQHDLSQSAFLSWLSQTQSSLLKDSVLTLDSSPGKGDSGLLPVEALTDAAAEEEDATEATENQGPWFNLLPRTPCDDRAALATSSAEPSPRASSQPRSQHRGEQPKASARQLNGLPADDPMSPLLASTPVHAGARVHGACPRSRSSLEKLQDPPGQPKRRGRPPTKFFKQIEQKYLTQLTEQPVPPEMQSGWWWLQDPEELEAVARALHPRGIREKALHKHLTKHKDYLREVCLRTTTDPIFHLRPEATGASVSREALAQWSVMERAYETDLSILQWVEELEQRVLMADLQIRGWTCPSPDSTRNDLQYCEHKVEPLEDITIKNRREGLPLCREHTNPLDLAVLRLAALEQNVERRYLKEPLWPLHEVVVEKAVLSNPEELSLGTTEIAYEITPRIRTWRQTLERCRSAAQVSLCIYQLEKSIAWEKSVNKVTCLVCRRGDDDEHLLLCDGCDRGCHLYCHRPKMTEVPEGDWFCSVCLSQAEEYRDPSSPRRGKKRKRGRLFGVGFMEVDESPRRRAASRRREGLAVPRYSGEGLSPSKRRCASLRSQPSDLTFCEIILMEMESHEDAWPFLEPVNPRLVPGYRKIIKNPMDFATMRTRLLRGGYTSSEEFAADAMLVFDNCQTFNEDDSEVGKAGHVMRKFFESRWEEFYQGKHATNP; translated from the exons ATGGAAACAAACAACCATTTTAACTTCACTGGCCTTTCCTCCGTACCTACTGCCTCAGGACTGAAACCCACGCCTTCCTCAGGGGACAGCCTATACACGAACGGGTCTCCTATGAACTTCCCCCCGCAAGGGAAAA GTTTGAATGGGGGTATGAATGTTAATGGCTTCTCTACTGTATCTCACACTAGTACTTCAGGGACCTTCACCTCCACCACGCATTCCTCCAGCACACCTCACCTCCACTCCTACGACTGTCTCTGGGACTACTCGCAGTACCAGCCTGCCAGCACTGGCAACCTCAAGGACAGCAGCCCCATCATCTCCCAGTTCTCCAGCCTCGGACAGTACCCGCTCAACGGCATTATCGGGGGCTCCCGGCAGTCATCCCCAGGGCACAACACTAACCTGAggggggcagggcaggagttCTGGGGCAACGGCACCCCCAGCTCGATGGGGCTGAACTTTGACTCGCAGGAGCTGTACGACTCCTTCCACGACCAGAACTTTGAGCTCATGCAGAACGGGCCAGCTAGTTTCTACGCGGCCTCCCAGCCTTCCCCCATGCTGAGCTCCGGCATGCAATCCTTCTCGCTCCCCCAGTGCCCGCAGGATGAGTCGGGCACCAACGAGGAAGACGCAGCCGCAGCCAAAGAGATTTCCCCTACCATCTCGGAGAACGGGGGCGGGCTGGTGGGCAGCATGGAGCTGGAAGACACGCAGCCAG ACTTGAAGATATGCAGCTACAACGGGTCCGCTGCAGCTGTGGTGCCGCTCAGCCAGGAGGCGTCTGTCTTGGCACCCGACACGGCCAGCGGCTGCCTGGGGGACGCGTCTCCTATCACCACTCCTCTGGAAGATGCTCACATCCTGAGCGAAGACCCTCTGGAGCCTTTTGAGTCTCTGGCCAGAG ACCCGGGGACTGGAGACCTCTACGAGATGGACGACTCTCAGCTGGTGAGCGACAAATCCCCCCTGGAGGAGCCCCCTGACATGTCCAGCCTGCACTGCTCTGCCAGCCCCTCCCTCAACAactccagctccttcagcctgCTGGCGGACGACAGCCAGCCTTCCCACTCGCTCTTCGCCAGCCCCAGCTCGCCGCCCGTCCTGGGGGAGGCTGTCTTGCAAG ACAGCAGCGTAGACCTGAATAGCAGCAGTCACGCCGGGCCGGAGGAGTCGGAGTCCCTGGAGCTTGACCCTCCGCTGGAGCCGGAGTCCCCAATCCCTTCtccagaagaggaagaggaagaagctgGTGACAGCTGTCCGGAGACTTCAGCTGCGCCTGAAGGAGAGAGCGAAGAGGCAGCCCCCCTCGGCGCGTCAGCAGGTG GTGATGTCCCACGGAGGCGCATTGCCACCCAAGAGGAGGTGCGCTTCCCCCTGCAGCACGG GTGGAGGAGAGAGGTGCGGATCAAGAAGGGCAACCACCGCTGGCAGGGGGAGACGTGGTACTACGGGCCCTGTGGGAAGAGGATGAAGCAGTTCCCGGAGGTGATCAAG tacTTGAGCAGGAATGTGGTGCAGGACGTCCGGCGCGAACACTTCAGCTTCAGCCCCCGTATGCCCGTTGGAGACTTCTACGAGGAGCGGGACACGCCTGAG GGTCTGCAGTGGGTAAAGCTGAGCCCTGAGGAAATCCCGTCACGCATCCAGGCCATCACAGGCAAGCGCGGGCGACCCCGCAACGCAGAGAAGGCTAAGCCCAAGGAGACGCCCGCTGTGAAGCGTGGCCGGGGCCGGCCTCCCAAAGTCAAGATGGTCGACTTGCTGAGCAAGACCGATGCTCGGCTGCTGAAGAGACTGGAAGCTCAAG AGGTGCTCAGTGAGGAGGACAAGTTGAAAATGAGCaaaatcaagaagaaaatgaGGCGGAAG GCCAAGAACAAGCAGAAGCAGGAAGCAAAATCTCCCAAAGCAAAGGAGGCCAAGAAGAAGTCCAAG GCCAAGGAGAAGAAGGGCAAGACAGAGAAGGGCAAGGAAAAGGTACGGCCcaaggagaagaagagcaaagcgACTCGCAAGGTGGACAAGAGCCTGTTGGCCCAGAGGCGCCTGGAGGAGCGTCGACGGCAGCAGCTGATCCTGGAGGAGATGAAGAAGCCCACGGAGGACATGTGCCTGGGGGACCATCAG CCCCTGCCAGCCTTCTCCCGCATCCCAGGCCTCATCCTGCCCAGCCGCGCCTTCTCCAACTGCCTCACCGTTGTGGAGTTCCTCCAGAGCTACGGCAAGGTCCTGGGCTTCGACCCAGCCAAGGACGTGCCCAGCCTCTGCACGCTGCAGGAGGGGCTGCTGGGTGTGGGCGACAGCGCGGGCGAGGTGCAGGACCTGCTGGTGCGGCTGCTGCAGGCTGCTCTCTACGACCCTGGCCTGCCTCCCTACTGCCAG TCCCTGAAGATCCTGGGAGAGAAGGTGTCAGAGATAAGCCTGAACCGTGACACTGTTTCTGAGATCCTGCGCTGCTTCCTCATGGCGTACGGGGCGGAGGACGACCTGTGTGATGGGCTGCGGACGAAGCCCTTCCAGGCGCTGCCCCCAGACAAGAAAGCAGCCATCCTGGCCTTCCTGGTGAACGAGCTGAACAGCAGTGCCCTCATCATCAA TGAGATTGACAAGACCCTGGAGAACATGTCCAACTGCAGGAAGAACAAGTGGATCATCGAGGGCCGGCTGCGCAG GTTGAAGATTGCCCTGGCCAAGAAGACAGGCCGTCCTGAGTCAGAGATCACGGGCTTGGACGATGGGCGGAGGAGACGCAGCTCTCGCCTCACAGAGGAGAATGGCCtggagatggaggaggaggaggagagccgaGGCCGGAAATCCCGCAGGGATGAGGAG GCTGACACTTCTGCATCCAGCGTCCCTGAGCTAGAAAGACAGATCGAGAAGCTAGCCAAG AGGCAGATGTTCTTCCGTAAGAAGCTGCTCCATTCCTCACAGACACTGCGGGCAGCCTCTCTGGGCCAGGACCGGTATCGGCGGCGGTACTGGGTCCTGCCCCACCTGGGTGGGATCTTTGTGGAGGGTACGGAAG TGGCTGAGCCAGTGCCGGAGGAGCGCACCGAGGAGAAGGTGGCTTCCCACGTCTCCCCGGTCAAGGAGGAGCCAATGGACGTGCCCATTCCCAACCGAACGAACTGCACAGCCTCGCGCTCCCGGGGCCGACCACGGAAGAGCAAAGAGGAGCTGCCCCAGCACTGTGGGCCCAAACCTCCTCCTGTCAACGGGGTCCTAGAGGATTCGGTGCCCTTGGGCCAGAGCCAGCACGACCTCAGCCAGTCTGCCTTCCTGTCCTGGCTGAGCCAGACGCAGTCATCCCTGCTCAAGGACTCCGTGCTCACCCTGGACAGCAGCCCTGGGAAGGGGGACTCGGGGCTCCTGCCTGTTGAAGCCCTGACTGAcgctgcagcagaggaggaggatgccACAGAGGCTACAGAGAATCAGGGGCCCTGGTTCAACCTGCTGCCCCGGACGCCCTGCGACGACCGTGCCGCCCTCGCTACCTCCTCAGCCGAGCCCTCGCCAAGAGCCAGCTCGCAGCCCCGCAGCCAGCACCGGGGGGAGCAGCCCAAGGCCTCGGCCAGGCAG CTGAACGGCCTCCCTGCAGATGACCCCATGTCTCCCCTGCTTGCTTCCACACCGGTCCATGCTGGCGCCAGGGTCCATGGCGCCTGCCCCAGGAGTCggagcagcctggagaagctcCAAGACCCGCCAGGGCAGCCCAAACGCCGGGGGCGGCCCCCTACAAAGTTCTTCAAGCAGATTGAACAGAAGTACTTGACCCAGCTGACCGAGCAGCCTGTTCCCCCTG AGATGCAGAGCGGCTGGTGGTGGCTGCAGGACCCTGAAGAGCTGGAGGCAGTGGCCCGTGCACTGCACCCTCGGGGAATCCGGGAGAAAGCTCTGCATAAGCACCTCACCAAGCACAAGGATTACctgcgggaggtctgcctgcgcACCACCACTG aCCCCATCTTCCACCTGCGCCCAGAGGCAACCGGTGCCTCTGTGTCTCGGGAAGCCTTGGCCCAGTGGTCAGTGATGGAGAGGGCCTATGAGACTGACCTCTCCATCCTGCAGTGGGTAGAGGAGCTGGAACAGCGTGTGCTGATGGCAGATCTGCAGATACGA GGCTGGACGTGTCCCAGCCCCGACTCCACGCGGAATGACCTGCAGTACTGTGAGCACAAGGTGGAGCCCCTGGAAGACATCACCATCAAGAACCGGCGGGAAGGACTGCCCCTGTGCCGGGAGCACACCAACCCCCTGGACCTGGCGGTTCTGCGGCTGGCGGCGCTGGAGCAGAACGTGGAGCGGCGCTATCTGAAGGAGCCGCTCTGGCCGCTGCATGAGGTGGTGGTAGAGAAAGCGGTGCTGAGCAACCCTGAGGAGCTGAGCCTGGGCACCACGGAGAT TGCATATGAGATCACTCCCCGAATCCGGACATGGCGACAGACTCTGGAGCGGTGCCGGAGCGCGGCCCAGGTCTCCCTGTGCATCTACCAGCTGGAGAAGTCCATCGCCTGGGAGAAGTCGGTCAACAAAGTG ACCTGCCTGGTGTGCCGGCGCGGGGACGACGACGAGCACCTGCTGCTGTGCGATGGTTGTGACCGTGGCTGCCACCTCTACTGCCACCGGCCCAAGATGACGGAGGTGCCCGAGGGTGACTGGTtctgctctgtctgcctctcccAG GCGGAGGAATATCGGGATCCCAGCTCGCCCCGGAGAGGCAAGAAGCGGAAACGGGGGCGTCTCTTTGGGGTGGGCTTCATGGAGGTGGACGAgagcccccggcgccgggcagcctCGCGCCGTCGCGAGGGCCTGGCGGTGCCCCGCTACTCGGGCGAGGGCCTGTCCCCCTCCAAGCGGAGGTGCGCGTCGTTGCGGAGCCAGCCCAGCGACCTGACCTTCTGCGA GATCATCCTGATGGAGATGGAGTCGCACGAGGACGCCTGGCCCTTCCTGGAGCCCGTCAATCCCCGCCTGGTGCCCGGCTACCGAAAGATCATCAAGAACCCCATGGACTTTGCCACCATGCGCACCCGGCTGCTCCGGGGCGG GTACACGAGCTCTGAGGAGTTTGCGGCCGACGCCATGCTGGTGTTTGACAACTGCCAGACCTTCAACGAGGATGACTCCGAAGTGGGCAAAGCCGGGCACGTCATGCGCAAGTTCTTCGAGAGCCGGTGGGAGGAGTTTTATCAGGGAAAACATGCTACTAACCCGTGA
- the ATP5F1B gene encoding ATP synthase subunit beta, mitochondrial codes for MLGLAGRRSAAAAAAACPLLRNPGAAPGRDLLPLLLGRAAGPAAASAARRDYAAQPAPAAKAGSATGRIVAVIGAVVDVQFDEGLPPILNALEVQGRETRLVLEVAQHLGENTVRTIAMDGTEGLVRGQKVLDSGAPIRIPVGPETLGRIMNVIGEPIDERGPITTKQFAAIHAEAPEFVEMSVEQEILVTGIKVVDLLAPYAKGGKIGLFGGAGVGKTVLIMELINNVAKAHGGYSVFAGVGERTREGNDLYHEMIESGVINLKDTTSKVALVYGQMNEPPGARARVALTGLTVAEYFRDQEGQDVLLFIDNIFRFTQAGSEVSALLGRIPSAVGYQPTLATDMGTMQERITTTRKGSITSVQAIYVPADDLTDPAPATTFAHLDATTVLSRAIAELGIYPAVDPLDSTSRIMDPNIVGPEHYDVARGVQKILQDYKSLQDIIAILGMDELSEEDKLTVARARKIQRFLSQPFQVAEVFTGHMGKLVPLKETIKGFKQILAGEYDHLPEQAFYMVGPIEEAVAKAEKLAEEHA; via the exons ATGTTGGGGCTCGCGGGTCGCCGttcggctgccgccgccgccgccgcctgcccgctgCTCCGGaaccccggggccgcgccgggccgcgacCTCCTGCCGCtgctcctcggccgcgcggccggcccggccgccgccagcgccgcgc gACGCGACTATGCAGCccagccggcccccgccgccaAGGCGGGCTCCGCCACCGGCCGCATCGTGGCCGTCATCGGCGCCGTGGTGGACGTGCAGTTCGACGAGGGGCTGCCCCCCATCCTCAACGCCCTCGAGGTGCAGGGCAGGGAGACCCGCCTGGTGCTGGAGGTGGCGCAGCACCTGG GGGAGAATACTGTGCGCACAATTGCCATGGATGGGACAGAAGGCCTAGTGAGAGGACAGAAGGTGCTGGACTCCGGTGCGCCCATCCGTATCCCTGTTGGCCCTGAGACCCTGGGCAGGATCATGAATGTCATCGGGGAGCCTATTGATGAGAGGGGCCCCATCACAACCAAACA GTTTGCTGCTATCCATGCTGAAGCCCCTGAGTTTGTGGAGATGAGCGTTGAACAGGAGATCCTGGTTACAGGGATTAAGGTGGTGGACCTGCTGGCCCCCTATGCCAAGGGTGGCAAAATCG GTTTGTTTGGCGGTGCTGGTGTCGGCAAGACAGTGCTGATCATGGAACTGATCAACAACGTGGCAAAAGCTCACGGTGGTTACTCAGTGTTCGCTGGCGTGGGGGAGCGAACCCGTGAAGGCAACGATTTGTACCATGAGATGATTGAGTCTGGGGTCATCAACCTGAAAGATACCACTTCCAAG GTTGCTCTGGTCTATGGGCAGATGAACGAGCCCCCGGGTGCCCGTGCCAGAGTGGCTCTGACTGGATTGACGGTGGCTGAATACTTCAGGGACCAGGAGGGTCAGGACGTGCTGCTCTTCATCGACAATATCTTCCGCTTCACCCAGGCTGGCTCGGAG GTGTCAGCCTTGCTGGGTAGAATCCCCTCTGCCGTGGGCTACCAGCCCACGCTGGCGACCGACATGGGTACCATGCAGGAGAGGATCACGACCACACGCAAGGGCTCCATCACTTCTGTGCAG GCCATCTATGTGCCCGCTGACGACTTGACTGACCCTGCCCCTGCCACCACCTTCGCCCACTTGGACGCCACAACGGTGCTGTCCCGCGCCATCGCCGAGCTGGGCATCTACCCTGCCGTGGACCCGCTGGACTCCACCTCCCGCATCATGGACCCCAACATCGTGGGGCCCGAGCATTACGATGTGGCCCGCGGCGTGCAGAAGATCCTGCAG GACTACAAGTCCCTGCAGGACATCATCGCCATCCTGGGCATGGATGAGCTGTCTGAAGAGGACAAGCTGACAGTGGCCCGTGCGCGCAAGATCCAGCGCTTCTTGTCGCAGCCCTTCCAGGTGGCCGAGGTCTTCACCGGCCACATGGGCAAACTGGTGCCCCTGAAGGAGACCATCAAGGGCTTCAAGCAGATTCTGGCAG GTGAATACGACCACCTCCCTGAGCAGGCCTTCTACATGGTGGGGCCCATCGAGGAAGCAGTGGCCAAGGCCGAGAAGCTGGCCGAAGAGCATGCGTGA
- the PTGES3 gene encoding prostaglandin E synthase 3: MQPASAKWYDRRDYVFIEFCVEDSKDVNVNFEKSKLTFSCLGGSDNFKHLNEIDLFNNIDPNESKHKRTDRSILCCLRKGESGQAWPRLTKERAKLNWLSVDFNNWKDWEDDSDEDMSNFDRFSEMMNNMGGDEDVDLPEVDGADDDSPDSDDEKMPDLE, from the exons AT GCAGCCTGCTTCTGCGAAGTGGTACGACCGAAGGGACTATGTCTTTATTGAATTTTGTGTTGAAGACAGTAAAGATGTTAatgtaaattttgaaaaatccAAACTTACGTTCAG TTGTCTTGGAGGAAGTGATAactttaaacatttaaatgaaattgaCCTCTTTAATAATATTGATCCAAAT gagtCAAAGCATAAAAGAACAGACAGATCTATCTTGTGTTGTTTACGAAAAGGAGAATCTGGTCAGGCATGGCCAAGGTTAACAAAAGAGAGGGCAAAG CTCAACTGGCTCAGTGTGGATTTCAACAACTGGAAAGACTGGGAAGATGATTCAGATGAAGACATGTCCAATTTTGATCGCTTTTCTGAG ATGATGAACAACATGGGCGGAGATGAAGATGTAGACTTGCCAGAAGTAGATGGGGCAGATGAT gACTCACCAGACAGTGATGATGAAA AAATGCCAGATCTGGAGTAA